From [Flavobacterium] thermophilum:
TCAAAGATGAGGATGCCCAGCAAATGGCGCGCCAACTGGCGGCCAAGGAAGGCATTTTGGTCGGCGCCTCAGCGGCGGCGAGCGCTTATTACGCCATCAAAGTGGCAAAACAGCTCCCGAAAGGCGCACGCGTCCTTTGCATGGCGCCCGATTCCGGCGAGCGGTATTTGTCATCCGATTTATTCGCCGATTAAGCGGACGTCGATCGACGAAAAAAGCGAGGATTTCTTGCCTTTCATTGGGAAGTGAAGCATTCCTCTCTGCAAAACAAAGAGGAATGCTTTTGTTTGATCGTTTGCCGGTGTGGAGAACAAAAAAACCGACCGGTCGTTCTTGATGAAGGATGACAATCGGCTTTCTTTCTGGTTCCTTGGCGCATGCGTTGAGCGCCTCAGCGGGGAGTGCGGTGAATCGTTGCTGTTCTTTTGGCAGATCGAACGAGCGCAGCGCTGCGTCATGGTCGGAATGATAAAAACAGTGACGGATTTCATGAACCATTTCGAATTCCTCCATCGATGACGGCAGGAACGCTTGTGGAGATGGGCCGGCAATTGCCGGTGATGTTGCGGACAGCGTTCATCGCTTTGGCGCCGGGGGGTATGGATCAAATGGGGATTTTGGCGCGGGAAGCGCATGCCGATCTTGCTGTTGTGACAAGTTATCAAATGTTCCGCATTTTTTTCATTTTGCTTGTCGTTCCGCCGGTGCTGAAAAAATGGTTTGCCGCCCGCTGGTTTCGATCGATTGAACGATGGGTCATGCCGTCTGCGTCAATCCAAAAGAAAGGGCTGTGACAAGAAACAAATATATGCTAAACTAGAAAGAAAAAGGAGGGGGTTGCCATGAACCATTCGACCGTTTATCGTCCGCACAGCCCGGTGGCGAAGTTGGCGGTTTCCTTTTTAGCGGCGCTGGCTGTTGCGACCGCAGGGCTGTATGCCGGGCAATGGGTGCCGGCCGGGATGTACTTGCCGCTCTATGGCTTGGAACTCATTTTGCTTTTGGTGATGATCTTCGCCCGCCGCAAAAAAGCGGTCGGCTATCCGCTCATGTTTGCGTTTATGTTTGTCTCGGGGGCGACGCTCTATCCGCTCATCGGCTATTACATTTCCATCATTGGCGCCGCGGCGGTGTTCAAAGCGTTTGCCCTAGCGGTTGTCTCGTTTACGGGTGTTGCCATTTATGCGGCGAGAACGAAAGAAGATTTTTCGTTCCTCGGCGGATTTTTGATGCTTGGCGCGTTTGCGCTCCTTGGCCTATTGATCATTCAATGGTTCATCCCGTTCTCGAGCGTCGGGCAAATGGGAGTGGCGGCGCTAGGGATTTTGATTTTCCTTGGCTTTACGATTTACGACATCAACCGCTTAGCCCGCTACGGCTTTACGGAAGCGGACATTCCGATGATTGTCGTCAATATTTACCTTGATTTCATCAACTTGTTTGTCTACATTTTGCGTTTTTTCGCCAGCGATGAAGATTGAGCGCCAAAAAGGGCTGCCAAAAGGAGCAGCCCTTTTTCTATGACGATGGCACAGATCAAAGCGGCAAGTCGAAATGGTGCGGCTGTTTTTTTACGGCATGAAAGGTGAAACGCGGTGAGGCAGGAATCGGCAAATGGTGGGGCGAATAAAAGAAAGAAATGGAGAAGAAAGGGGCCTCATGATGAAGTTTGCCGTCAATGTTTCGACGATTTTCACGGAAGCGCCGTTTCTTGCCCGGTTTGCCAAGGCGAAGCAGCACGGGTTTTCGCACGTTGAGTGCCAGTTTCCGTACGCTGCGGCGCCTGAGGCGGTTGCCGCTGAACTGGAGGAATACGGGCTGTCGCTCGTTACGATCAACTTGCCGGCCGGCGATTGGGAAAAGGGGGAGCGCGGACTGGCGATTCTTCCCGGCCGTCATGACGATTTCCGCCGTGCGCTTGAGGAAGGGGTGCGCTATGCGCTCGCGCTTGGCGCGCCGCGTCTTCATTGCATGGCTGGAGTGGTTCCGGCCGATTTGCCGCGGGAACGGGCGAAAGAAATATACATGCGCCGCTTGGATGAGGCGGCCGCTGCGCTCGGCGTCCACGGTTTGACGCTGACGATTGAACCGATCAATCCGTTCGATATGCCGGGCTACTTTTTAACGGATATTGATGAAGCCGTGGCCATCATTCGTGCTCTTGGCAGGGCAAATGTGAAAGTGCAATACGACATCTACCATATGGCGCGGCTTGGGCGCGATGTGACAGCGACGTTTGCGGCCTATGAACCATTGATTGACCATGTGCAATTTGCCGATGCCCCCGGGCGGCATGAGCCGGGGACGGGAGCGCTTCCGTATCGCGAGATTTTCGCATTTTTGCAAGAGCAAGGCTACAATGGAGCGATTGGACTTGAGTACATTCCATCAGGGAAAAGCAGCGAAAGTTTTGCCTGGTATGAGGAATACCGCGGAATGAAAGGGGGAGGCGGACGATGATGCGCGTCGGCTTTATCGGATTGGGCGTGATGGGATCGCGCATGGCGAAGCGGCTGCTTGAAGCGGGATTCAATGTTACGGTGTACAACCGCACGCCGGAAAAAGCGGCACCGCTGGTGGAACGCGGCGCCCGGCCGGCTGTGACAGCAGCAGAACTGGCCGGTGAAGCGGATATCATTTGCACGTGTTTATCGATGCCGGATGATGTCATCGAAGTGTATACAGGTGAAGGCGGCGTCCTCAGCGTGGCCCGGCCTGGGACGATTTGTCTTGATTTTACGACCGTCGGCCCGAAAACAAGCCGATTTGTCGCCCGGCGCGCCGACAAGCGCGGCGTCGCCTATTTGGATGCGCCAGTAAGCGGCGGTCCGGAAGGGGCGGAGCAAGGGGCGCTGACAATCATGGTCGGCGGAGCGAAAGAAGCATGGGAGCAGGTGCGCCCACTGCTTCAGGCGTTGGGAAAAACGGTCGAATATTTAGGGGAAAGCGGCGCCGGCAGCGCGGCGAAAGTGATCAATCAGTACTTGGTTGCTGTCCATTCCGTCGCCGCGGCGGAAGCGATGGTCGCTGGCGTCGCTTATGGGCTTGATGCCGGGAAGCTGTATCGGCTGTTAAAAGAAAGCTACGGAGACAGCCGGATGCTGCGCCGCCATATGGAGCAGTTCGTGCTGCCGCGTCAATTCACTCCTGGCGGGGCGGTGAAGTATGTGCACAAGGACGTGCGCCTGGCGAACGAGTTGATGGACGAGATCGGCCTTGGCCGCCGCCTCGGCATGCAGGCGGAAGAAGCGTTTGCCGAAGCGGTCGCCGCAGGCCTTGCCGATTTGGATATGTCAGCGGTCATCCAGCCGCTCGAACAGCGGGTCAAGGTGACAGTGGAAGAGACAGAATGAACAAAATGGTTGATGAATTCAAAAAATTGTTGAAAAAATGCATGATCAATGATTTAATAGAGGTAGCGGCACCCTCGCTGCGCGGGGAGCCGTTCACCTTGCCGAAACGCCAGATGCGTTTCGTTTTTTTAAACTATGAAAAAGAAACATTGTTTCCTATCGCGAAACAAAGGAGGGGCAACGATGC
This genomic window contains:
- a CDS encoding Putative ammonia monooxygenase: MGRQLPVMLRTAFIALAPGGMDQMGILAREAHADLAVVTSYQMFRIFFILLVVPPVLKKWFAARWFRSIERWVMPSASIQKKGL
- the ybhL gene encoding Inner membrane protein YbhL — protein: MNHSTVYRPHSPVAKLAVSFLAALAVATAGLYAGQWVPAGMYLPLYGLELILLLVMIFARRKKAVGYPLMFAFMFVSGATLYPLIGYYISIIGAAAVFKAFALAVVSFTGVAIYAARTKEDFSFLGGFLMLGAFALLGLLIIQWFIPFSSVGQMGVAALGILIFLGFTIYDINRLARYGFTEADIPMIVVNIYLDFINLFVYILRFFASDED
- the hyi gene encoding Hydroxypyruvate isomerase encodes the protein MVGRIKERNGEERGLMMKFAVNVSTIFTEAPFLARFAKAKQHGFSHVECQFPYAAAPEAVAAELEEYGLSLVTINLPAGDWEKGERGLAILPGRHDDFRRALEEGVRYALALGAPRLHCMAGVVPADLPRERAKEIYMRRLDEAAAALGVHGLTLTIEPINPFDMPGYFLTDIDEAVAIIRALGRANVKVQYDIYHMARLGRDVTATFAAYEPLIDHVQFADAPGRHEPGTGALPYREIFAFLQEQGYNGAIGLEYIPSGKSSESFAWYEEYRGMKGGGGR
- the Hgd gene encoding 2-(hydroxymethyl)glutarate dehydrogenase, which codes for MMRVGFIGLGVMGSRMAKRLLEAGFNVTVYNRTPEKAAPLVERGARPAVTAAELAGEADIICTCLSMPDDVIEVYTGEGGVLSVARPGTICLDFTTVGPKTSRFVARRADKRGVAYLDAPVSGGPEGAEQGALTIMVGGAKEAWEQVRPLLQALGKTVEYLGESGAGSAAKVINQYLVAVHSVAAAEAMVAGVAYGLDAGKLYRLLKESYGDSRMLRRHMEQFVLPRQFTPGGAVKYVHKDVRLANELMDEIGLGRRLGMQAEEAFAEAVAAGLADLDMSAVIQPLEQRVKVTVEETE